The Mesobacillus jeotgali genome window below encodes:
- the mutL gene encoding DNA mismatch repair endonuclease MutL: MAKIIQLDDALSNKIAAGEVVERPASVVKELLENAIDANSTVIEIDLEEAGLARIRITDNGDGIEEDDVLVAFQRHATSKIKNENDLFRIRTLGFRGEALPSIASVSRLEMKTSTGIEGNKVVIEGGKIESLEKADSRKGTDIIISDLFFNTPARLKYMKTIHTELGNITDVVNRLALANPEISFRLVHNGRQLLKTTGNGDVRQVLAAIYGINMVKSMIPILGESLDYKISGYISMPEITRASRNYISTMINGRFIKNYALVKAIQEGYHTLLPIGRYPVVLLNIEMDPLLIDVNVHPSKMEVRLSKEQELNELVSSVIKGAFKTKELIPAGMVTQKQEKPKSEQTFMDLDHLPEAENKPNMVPTTNGGRPFVEERAVELGNSYKTPDLSNSYKAAELANNPQQEAPDWRNAFVAQEKPIATSGSLVEDEPLQDDKEVIAPAAASEAFDSDFAEVQTSRVPPLYPIGQMHGTYILAQNDRGLYIIDQHAAQERIKYEYFRDKVGEVATELQEMLVPITLEYSADECIKINENQHELEKVGVFLEPFGYNSFIVRSHPQWFPRGEEKDLIEDMIEQLLMMKKVDLKKLREEAAIMMSCKASIKANHHLRNDEIQALLDELRRSSDPFTCPHGRPIIVHYSTYEMEKMFKRVM, translated from the coding sequence ATGGCGAAAATTATTCAGCTTGACGATGCCTTATCAAACAAGATTGCGGCCGGTGAGGTAGTTGAACGGCCGGCATCGGTTGTTAAGGAATTGCTGGAGAACGCAATTGATGCTAATAGTACCGTGATTGAGATTGATCTTGAGGAAGCTGGACTAGCCAGGATCAGGATTACTGACAATGGAGACGGCATAGAGGAAGACGATGTTCTCGTCGCCTTCCAGCGGCATGCCACAAGCAAAATCAAGAATGAAAATGACTTATTCCGAATCAGGACTCTAGGGTTCAGGGGCGAGGCGCTGCCGAGTATCGCGTCCGTTTCACGACTTGAAATGAAAACATCTACCGGTATCGAAGGCAATAAAGTGGTCATCGAAGGCGGGAAGATAGAGTCGCTAGAGAAGGCAGACAGCCGAAAAGGAACGGATATCATCATTTCAGACCTGTTTTTCAATACTCCGGCACGGCTTAAATATATGAAGACAATCCATACCGAACTTGGCAATATTACGGATGTCGTAAACCGGCTGGCGCTGGCAAATCCAGAGATTTCTTTCAGGCTTGTCCATAATGGCCGCCAGCTTCTAAAGACGACAGGAAATGGAGACGTACGCCAGGTGTTGGCCGCCATTTATGGCATTAATATGGTGAAATCCATGATCCCTATTTTGGGAGAATCATTGGATTACAAAATTAGCGGCTATATCTCGATGCCGGAAATCACCAGGGCATCAAGAAACTATATTTCGACGATGATCAATGGCCGTTTTATCAAAAATTACGCTCTTGTAAAAGCGATTCAGGAAGGCTATCATACATTACTCCCAATCGGCAGGTATCCGGTTGTCCTCTTGAATATTGAAATGGACCCGCTTTTGATTGATGTGAATGTACACCCGTCCAAGATGGAAGTTCGATTGAGCAAGGAGCAGGAATTGAATGAGCTTGTCTCGAGTGTCATAAAAGGTGCTTTTAAAACGAAGGAACTGATTCCGGCCGGGATGGTCACTCAGAAGCAAGAAAAACCAAAGTCAGAACAAACCTTTATGGATCTCGATCATCTGCCTGAGGCTGAAAATAAGCCCAACATGGTCCCAACTACCAATGGTGGAAGGCCATTTGTTGAGGAGAGGGCTGTTGAGCTTGGGAATAGCTATAAAACTCCTGATCTCAGCAACAGCTATAAAGCTGCTGAACTAGCAAATAATCCACAGCAGGAAGCTCCAGACTGGAGAAATGCTTTTGTCGCTCAAGAGAAGCCTATAGCTACATCAGGATCACTGGTTGAGGATGAACCTTTACAAGATGATAAAGAAGTGATTGCTCCTGCTGCTGCCTCGGAAGCTTTCGATTCGGATTTTGCTGAAGTACAGACTTCTCGAGTGCCTCCTCTTTATCCAATAGGACAAATGCATGGGACATATATTCTCGCACAGAACGACCGCGGTTTATATATCATTGACCAGCATGCTGCCCAGGAGAGAATCAAGTATGAATACTTCAGGGACAAGGTTGGCGAGGTGGCAACGGAGCTACAGGAAATGCTCGTGCCAATAACGCTTGAATATTCAGCGGATGAGTGCATTAAGATCAATGAGAACCAGCATGAGCTTGAAAAAGTTGGGGTATTCCTTGAGCCATTCGGTTACAACAGCTTCATCGTACGTTCTCATCCTCAATGGTTTCCTCGCGGGGAGGAAAAAGACCTGATTGAAGATATGATTGAACAGCTGCTCATGATGAAGAAAGTGGATCTTAAAAAGCTTCGAGAAGAAGCAGCGATCATGATGAGCTGCAAGGCATCAATCAAAGCCAATCACCATTTGAGAAACGATGAGATCCAGGCATTGCTGGATGAGTTGCGGCGTTCATCCGATCCGTTCACCTGTCCGCATGGCCGGCCAATTATCGTCCACTACTCCACATATGAAATGGAGAAAATGTTCAAGAGGGTAATGTGA
- the mreBH gene encoding rod-share determining protein MreBH, whose amino-acid sequence MLSTTEIGIDLGTANTLVYSKNKGVALNEPSVVAIDTETKNVLAVGKEAKEMIGKTPGKIVAIRPLKDGVIADFDVTTEMLKQIMKKASKKGGFSLRKPDVVVCTPSGSTSVERRAIQDAVRNAGAKKVHLIEEPVAAAIGAGLPVDEPVANVVVDIGGGTTEVAIISYGGVVACHSIRIAGDRLDEDIIHYVRKEYNVLIGERTAEKIKMEIGYALVDHEMLEMEIRGRDLVTGLPKTVTLNSYEIRDTLKESLLHIMEAIRATLEDCPAELSGDIVDRGVILSGGGALLNGMQDWLGGEMVVPVHIAPNPLESVAIGTGKALQYIHKLQPAVR is encoded by the coding sequence ATGTTATCAACTACAGAAATAGGAATTGATCTAGGTACTGCCAATACACTTGTATATAGTAAAAATAAAGGAGTCGCCTTGAATGAACCTTCAGTAGTGGCGATAGATACTGAGACGAAGAATGTCCTTGCTGTCGGCAAGGAAGCGAAGGAAATGATCGGCAAGACTCCTGGAAAGATCGTGGCGATCCGTCCGTTGAAGGATGGAGTCATTGCAGATTTCGACGTGACAACTGAGATGTTGAAGCAAATCATGAAGAAAGCTTCAAAAAAGGGCGGCTTTTCACTCCGTAAACCGGATGTTGTTGTCTGCACACCGTCTGGCTCAACAAGCGTTGAACGCCGTGCAATCCAGGATGCAGTCAGAAATGCTGGCGCAAAGAAGGTTCATCTGATTGAGGAACCAGTTGCAGCAGCAATTGGTGCTGGACTGCCTGTTGATGAGCCTGTAGCTAATGTTGTTGTCGATATCGGAGGCGGCACAACTGAAGTCGCCATCATCTCATACGGCGGTGTCGTAGCCTGCCATTCCATTCGTATCGCTGGCGACAGACTGGACGAGGATATCATCCATTATGTACGTAAAGAATACAATGTCCTCATCGGTGAAAGAACTGCTGAGAAAATCAAGATGGAGATTGGTTATGCGCTTGTTGACCATGAAATGTTGGAGATGGAAATCCGCGGCCGTGACCTCGTAACTGGCCTGCCAAAAACCGTGACCCTCAATTCTTATGAAATCAGGGACACACTGAAGGAATCCCTTCTTCATATCATGGAAGCGATCCGTGCTACGCTAGAGGACTGCCCTGCAGAACTAAGCGGTGATATTGTAGACCGCGGCGTGATTCTTTCTGGTGGCGGAGCTTTGCTGAACGGAATGCAGGATTGGCTTGGAGGCGAAATGGTTGTTCCAGTACACATCGCACCCAACCCGCTTGAATCTGTTGCGATTGGAACTGGTAAAGCATTGCAATATATCCATAAACTGCAGCCTGCTGTAAGATAA
- the spoVK gene encoding stage V sporulation protein K encodes MDQPLRKKNNGQISIVLNAQQRKTLTKELPESQLVPKSIPQEHAALKEIEEELGALVGMEEMKRMIKEIYAWIYVNKKREEMGLKAGKQALHMMFKGNPGTGKTTVARIIGKLFLKMNVLSKGHLIEAERADLVGEYIGHTAQKTRDLIKKAMGGILFIDEAYSLGRGGEKDFGKEAIDTLVKHMEDKQHEFILILAGYSREMEFFLTLNPGLHSRFPLVIDFPDYSIEQLMEIGQRMLKEREYSLSHEAERKLREHLAHVKSTLGAAGFSNGRYVRNVIEKSIRAQAMRLLMQNQYDRHELMTLRSNDLVFTDDNKGK; translated from the coding sequence TTGGACCAACCGCTTCGTAAGAAAAACAACGGTCAAATCAGCATAGTGTTAAATGCACAGCAAAGGAAAACATTGACTAAGGAATTGCCTGAGTCGCAGCTGGTGCCAAAGTCAATCCCGCAGGAGCATGCTGCTTTAAAGGAAATTGAGGAAGAGCTCGGTGCACTTGTCGGTATGGAAGAAATGAAAAGGATGATCAAGGAGATATATGCCTGGATCTATGTGAACAAGAAACGGGAAGAAATGGGCCTGAAAGCTGGAAAACAGGCTCTCCATATGATGTTCAAGGGCAATCCGGGAACAGGAAAGACAACGGTCGCCAGGATTATCGGGAAGCTCTTCCTTAAGATGAATGTACTGTCAAAGGGGCATTTGATCGAAGCAGAGAGAGCGGACCTTGTTGGCGAGTATATTGGCCATACCGCGCAAAAAACGCGCGATTTGATAAAAAAAGCAATGGGAGGCATCCTGTTCATTGATGAAGCTTATTCTCTCGGCCGTGGAGGGGAAAAAGATTTCGGCAAGGAAGCGATAGATACCCTCGTTAAACATATGGAGGATAAGCAGCATGAGTTCATCTTGATCCTTGCCGGGTATTCGAGAGAAATGGAGTTTTTCCTGACTCTGAACCCTGGGCTTCATTCAAGGTTCCCGCTGGTGATTGATTTTCCAGACTATTCTATAGAACAGCTAATGGAAATCGGCCAGCGAATGCTGAAGGAAAGGGAATATAGTCTGAGCCACGAGGCAGAACGGAAGTTACGGGAGCATCTTGCACATGTAAAATCCACATTAGGGGCGGCAGGCTTTTCGAATGGCCGCTATGTACGCAACGTAATTGAGAAATCGATCAGGGCACAGGCTATGCGGTTGTTAATGCAGAATCAGTATGATCGCCATGAACTAATGACACTCCGAAGTAATGACCTCGTTTTTACAGATGATAACAAGGGCAAATAA
- a CDS encoding STAS domain-containing protein has translation MGYEYNQEVAGYDFGWDVKSGKFTFEGQDAVLFWISSAMKTFFDTIEEISGEEASNLVFESTGFRQGLVVGQYFEKMKEVSVAEAADMITNTYATAGWGLTLIKDLNFETKTFTAFMKDSWEHKVNVAQGKKKGGSFLPAHYAGVFTGLFGTNIWYKIKQHQLEGHEYSVIEYFPSDVTIADNIHQLARKKESEQIRKLEGLVEEKTAELKELVNKLSSPIIPVLEGIVVVPLIGKYEEDRADQLIVNTLNRLPSYKASYLVLDLTGMDQEIGQHAVSLIEKIGSAARLIGTKTILVGISSNLGIEITQSNINLSKFDCFQTLQHGIHYAIGQMGRKII, from the coding sequence ATGGGGTATGAGTATAATCAGGAAGTTGCAGGTTATGATTTCGGCTGGGATGTAAAATCCGGTAAGTTCACTTTCGAGGGCCAGGACGCCGTGCTTTTTTGGATTTCATCTGCAATGAAAACCTTTTTCGATACGATTGAAGAAATTTCTGGAGAAGAAGCCTCCAACCTTGTTTTTGAATCTACTGGGTTTCGCCAGGGACTAGTGGTCGGCCAATACTTTGAGAAAATGAAAGAAGTCAGCGTCGCTGAAGCGGCAGACATGATTACAAATACATATGCAACCGCCGGGTGGGGGTTGACGCTAATTAAAGATTTGAATTTTGAGACGAAGACCTTTACAGCATTCATGAAGGACAGCTGGGAGCATAAAGTGAATGTTGCCCAGGGTAAGAAAAAGGGAGGGAGCTTTCTGCCTGCTCATTATGCAGGAGTTTTCACGGGGCTTTTCGGAACAAATATCTGGTATAAAATCAAGCAGCATCAGCTAGAAGGGCATGAATACAGCGTAATTGAGTATTTCCCATCTGATGTGACAATCGCTGATAATATTCACCAGCTGGCACGTAAGAAAGAATCAGAACAAATCAGGAAACTGGAAGGACTGGTTGAAGAGAAAACAGCCGAATTAAAGGAACTTGTCAATAAGCTTTCTTCCCCGATCATCCCGGTTCTTGAGGGGATCGTTGTCGTTCCCTTGATCGGGAAATATGAGGAAGATAGAGCAGACCAGCTGATTGTCAATACTTTGAATCGATTGCCGTCTTATAAAGCAAGCTATCTTGTTCTGGATTTGACAGGCATGGACCAGGAAATCGGCCAGCACGCTGTCAGCCTGATCGAAAAGATTGGTTCAGCAGCAAGGCTTATCGGGACAAAGACGATCCTAGTAGGGATTTCATCCAATCTTGGGATTGAAATCACTCAATCAAACATTAATTTATCGAAGTTTGATTGCTTCCAGACACTCCAGCATGGCATCCATTACGCAATCGGGCAGATGGGCAGGAAAATCATCTAG
- a CDS encoding DinB family protein produces MFKKPSLEMFPEYTRGYIKLIPEGEIIGILDEQLETTFKLLSEVTAEQAEFRYDAGKWTLSEVLGHLTDTERIMSYRILRIARGDTTPLVGFDENEFVKEASFYARTMADILEDYQNVRRATISLLKGLPQHSLAYRGNVNGFDVSVETIAYMIAGHELHHLKIIKEKYLSNGS; encoded by the coding sequence ATGTTCAAAAAGCCGAGTTTAGAAATGTTTCCTGAGTATACAAGGGGCTATATAAAACTGATTCCAGAAGGAGAAATTATCGGGATACTTGATGAACAACTTGAGACTACTTTTAAACTATTGTCCGAGGTCACCGCAGAGCAAGCTGAATTTCGCTATGATGCAGGAAAATGGACTCTGTCCGAAGTGCTCGGCCACCTAACAGATACAGAAAGAATCATGTCCTACAGAATCCTTCGTATTGCAAGAGGGGATACAACTCCGCTAGTGGGATTTGATGAGAACGAGTTTGTAAAGGAAGCTTCCTTTTACGCACGCACGATGGCAGATATTTTGGAAGATTACCAGAATGTTAGAAGAGCGACGATCAGTCTGTTAAAAGGCCTGCCTCAACACTCGTTAGCATATCGCGGCAATGTGAATGGATTCGACGTTTCGGTGGAAACAATCGCCTATATGATCGCCGGGCATGAACTTCATCATCTAAAGATTATTAAAGAGAAGTATTTATCAAATGGCAGCTAA
- a CDS encoding MerR family transcriptional regulator, whose product MGGSEIRRNMPLFSIGIVMQLTDLTARQIRYYEEHELISPARTEGNKRLFSLNDIDKLLEIKDLIDQGVNMAGIKKVFNVQQQAELSAAEKKQAEKTRRDLSDSELRKLLRKELLQAGRFNRSTDRGDMSRFFH is encoded by the coding sequence ATGGGCGGAAGTGAAATTCGCCGGAATATGCCGCTCTTCAGCATCGGGATTGTCATGCAGCTGACAGATCTGACCGCAAGGCAAATTCGATACTATGAAGAGCATGAATTGATTTCTCCGGCTAGAACAGAGGGCAATAAACGCCTCTTTTCCTTAAATGATATCGACAAGCTCCTTGAAATCAAAGATTTGATTGACCAGGGAGTCAATATGGCAGGCATCAAGAAGGTTTTCAATGTTCAACAACAGGCAGAACTAAGTGCCGCTGAGAAAAAACAGGCTGAAAAAACGAGAAGAGATCTTTCCGATTCCGAATTGAGAAAACTGCTCAGGAAAGAGCTTCTCCAGGCAGGCCGCTTCAACCGGTCAACCGACCGCGGCGACATGTCGAGATTTTTCCATTAA
- the miaA gene encoding tRNA (adenosine(37)-N6)-dimethylallyltransferase MiaA, which yields MEQKQKLIVLIGPTAVGKTKLSIELAKKFDGEIISGDSMQIYKGMDIGTAKITVAEMEGIPHHLIDIMEPDESFSTAEFQELVRKKIDEISSRGKMPMIVGGTGLYIQSVIFDYHFTDAPSDPAFRRSLEQTAEAEGQDFLHGKLKEADPESASRIHPNNVRRVIRALEIIHCTGKTAGELQENQSPELLYETALIGLTMDREILYNRINYRVDLMVEQGLLDEVKYFYDKGLRDCQSIQAIGYKELYDYFDGKVSLELAIENLKQNSRRYAKRQLTWFRNKMNVEWFDMSESKDAEKKFAEISKFIEGKLDIKANT from the coding sequence TTGGAACAAAAACAGAAATTGATTGTGTTAATTGGGCCGACTGCAGTTGGCAAGACGAAGCTGAGCATTGAGCTTGCGAAGAAATTCGACGGTGAAATCATAAGCGGTGATTCCATGCAAATTTACAAAGGGATGGATATAGGAACCGCAAAAATCACCGTGGCAGAGATGGAGGGGATTCCCCACCATTTAATTGATATCATGGAACCGGATGAAAGTTTTTCAACCGCTGAATTCCAGGAACTTGTCCGGAAGAAGATTGATGAAATCAGCTCACGCGGTAAGATGCCGATGATTGTAGGCGGTACAGGATTATACATCCAGTCAGTAATTTTCGATTATCATTTTACCGATGCACCCTCTGACCCAGCTTTCAGGCGTAGTTTGGAACAAACAGCAGAGGCTGAAGGTCAGGATTTTTTACATGGAAAATTGAAAGAAGCCGACCCCGAAAGTGCATCACGAATCCATCCTAATAATGTCCGCCGTGTGATCAGGGCGCTGGAAATCATTCACTGCACCGGCAAAACTGCGGGCGAACTGCAGGAAAACCAATCACCGGAGCTTTTGTATGAAACTGCATTGATCGGATTGACAATGGACAGAGAAATACTGTACAACCGTATCAACTACCGTGTCGACTTAATGGTTGAACAGGGGCTGCTCGATGAAGTGAAGTACTTCTATGATAAAGGCTTAAGAGACTGCCAGTCCATCCAGGCGATAGGATACAAAGAGCTTTATGACTATTTTGATGGCAAGGTTTCGCTTGAGCTGGCGATCGAGAATCTAAAGCAAAATTCCCGCCGATATGCAAAAAGGCAGCTAACATGGTTTCGAAACAAGATGAATGTGGAATGGTTTGATATGTCAGAGTCTAAAGACGCTGAAAAAAAATTCGCCGAAATTTCCAAGTTCATTGAAGGAAAGCTCGATATAAAAGCGAATACATAA
- the hflX gene encoding GTPase HflX translates to MEQENVFEKVILVGCQTAEEEDLRFQYSMEELESLTETAKGNVLMQVVQKRPKVHPATYIGKGKVEELQALEEELEPDLIIFNDELSPSQNRNLSAGLKARVIDRTQLILDIFAQRARSKEGKLQVELAQLQYLLPRLGGKGIEMSRLGAGIGTRGPGETKLESDRRHIRKRIDDIKTQLSVIVQHRDRYRERRKKNKAFQIALVGYTNAGKSTLFNRLTEAESFEENQLFATLDPMTRKAILPSGFTALLTDTVGFIQDLPTTLIAAFRSTLEEVREADLLLHVVDMSNEDYFSHEQTVNKLLEDLEVHQIPQITVYNKRDIAHQDFVPNAKNETAFISAFDEEDRRNLLVKIEQAIIGMMEPFHVLVPSDEGKLLAQLKNETILRELAFDEEKQGYVCKGYSLADHQITGQLKRFSV, encoded by the coding sequence TTGGAACAGGAAAACGTATTTGAAAAAGTGATTCTTGTTGGCTGCCAGACAGCTGAAGAGGAAGATCTTCGTTTTCAGTATTCGATGGAGGAACTTGAATCGCTTACGGAAACGGCTAAGGGCAATGTCCTGATGCAGGTTGTCCAAAAACGGCCAAAGGTCCATCCTGCTACATACATAGGCAAAGGGAAGGTGGAAGAACTTCAAGCCCTTGAGGAAGAGCTAGAGCCTGACTTAATCATTTTCAATGATGAACTGTCGCCAAGTCAAAACAGGAATCTTTCTGCCGGTTTGAAGGCAAGAGTCATCGACCGTACCCAGCTGATCCTGGATATTTTCGCTCAAAGAGCCCGCTCCAAAGAAGGGAAACTCCAGGTTGAGCTTGCTCAGCTGCAGTACCTGCTGCCTCGTCTTGGCGGAAAGGGGATTGAAATGTCACGCCTTGGTGCCGGAATAGGGACGAGAGGACCAGGGGAGACAAAGCTGGAGTCTGATCGCCGGCACATCCGCAAAAGAATCGATGATATTAAAACACAATTATCGGTGATCGTTCAGCACCGTGACCGTTACCGGGAGCGCCGGAAGAAAAACAAGGCATTCCAGATTGCCCTTGTCGGATACACGAACGCTGGGAAATCGACGCTGTTTAATCGGTTGACTGAGGCTGAATCTTTTGAAGAAAATCAATTGTTCGCCACCCTTGATCCAATGACAAGGAAAGCGATTTTGCCGAGCGGATTTACGGCTCTATTAACAGATACGGTTGGTTTTATACAGGACTTGCCGACAACCTTGATCGCTGCTTTCCGCTCCACTCTGGAAGAAGTTCGTGAGGCGGATTTGCTCCTGCATGTAGTGGATATGTCCAATGAAGATTATTTTTCACATGAACAGACAGTCAATAAACTGCTGGAGGACCTTGAAGTCCACCAAATCCCGCAGATTACCGTTTATAATAAACGCGACATCGCACACCAGGATTTTGTGCCAAACGCAAAAAATGAAACAGCTTTTATAAGCGCGTTCGATGAGGAAGACCGCAGGAATCTGCTTGTGAAAATCGAACAGGCGATAATTGGAATGATGGAGCCCTTCCATGTCCTGGTGCCGTCCGATGAAGGGAAACTGCTGGCTCAATTGAAAAATGAGACCATTCTTCGCGAGCTTGCTTTTGACGAAGAAAAGCAAGGCTATGTCTGTAAAGGCTACTCTTTGGCAGACCATCAGATTACCGGCCAGCTGAAACGATTCTCGGTTTAA
- a CDS encoding methionine gamma-lyase family protein → MFTQLKNGQMLQPLVSEIEQQIAGVHKKIDERIDSNQFRVLQSFQKHRVSDSHFIPTTGYGYDDAGRETLEKIYAEVFGAEAGLVRPQIISGTHAISISLFGILRPGDELLYITGKPYDTLEEIVGIRGTGNGSLKEFGISYNAVDLTEEGEIDWVAVEKAIKPETKMIGIQRSKGYATRPSFTVEQIGEMVKFVKEIKSDVVVFVDNCYGEFVEELEPCHVGADLMAGSLIKNPGGGIAKTGGYIVGKEKYVESCSYRMTSPGIGAEAGASLYSLQEMYQGFFMAPHIVAQALKGAVFTAAMLDRLGMNSSPKWDAERTDLIQAVQFDDRDKMVAFCQAIQYASPINSHVTAHPAYMPGYEDDVIMAAGTFIQGASIELTADGPIRPPYVAYVQGGLTYSHVKMAVCIALDALIEKGLILLK, encoded by the coding sequence ATGTTTACACAATTAAAAAACGGGCAAATGCTGCAGCCGCTTGTCAGCGAGATAGAGCAGCAAATTGCCGGGGTACACAAGAAAATTGATGAGCGGATTGATTCAAACCAATTCAGAGTATTGCAGAGCTTCCAAAAGCATCGGGTAAGTGATTCCCATTTCATTCCTACCACCGGTTATGGCTACGATGATGCTGGCAGGGAAACGCTCGAAAAGATTTATGCAGAGGTATTTGGTGCCGAAGCTGGGTTGGTCCGCCCGCAAATTATCTCCGGAACTCATGCGATTTCAATTTCGCTATTCGGAATTCTTCGGCCTGGTGATGAGCTGCTATATATCACCGGGAAACCTTATGACACTCTTGAAGAGATTGTCGGGATACGCGGTACCGGAAACGGATCATTGAAGGAATTTGGAATCTCTTATAATGCTGTAGATCTTACAGAAGAGGGAGAAATCGATTGGGTTGCCGTTGAGAAAGCGATCAAGCCTGAAACGAAAATGATCGGCATCCAGCGCTCTAAAGGGTATGCGACACGACCTTCTTTCACTGTGGAGCAAATTGGTGAAATGGTGAAGTTCGTAAAAGAAATAAAATCCGATGTCGTTGTCTTTGTTGATAACTGCTATGGTGAGTTTGTCGAGGAGCTGGAACCCTGCCATGTTGGCGCTGATCTGATGGCAGGATCCTTGATTAAAAATCCAGGCGGCGGTATTGCCAAGACAGGCGGATATATCGTAGGGAAGGAAAAGTATGTCGAGTCTTGTTCTTACCGGATGACATCTCCTGGTATCGGTGCCGAAGCTGGTGCTTCACTATATTCGTTGCAGGAAATGTACCAGGGATTTTTCATGGCTCCGCATATAGTCGCGCAGGCACTGAAGGGTGCTGTTTTTACAGCTGCAATGCTGGATCGGTTAGGAATGAATTCTTCACCTAAATGGGATGCTGAACGGACCGATTTAATCCAAGCAGTCCAATTCGATGACCGGGATAAGATGGTTGCTTTTTGCCAGGCGATTCAGTATGCATCGCCAATCAATTCGCATGTTACGGCACATCCCGCTTATATGCCGGGATATGAGGATGATGTAATCATGGCTGCTGGTACTTTCATCCAGGGTGCAAGCATTGAATTGACTGCTGATGGACCGATCAGACCACCTTATGTCGCGTATGTGCAGGGTGGGTTAACCTATTCTCATGTGAAGATGGCTGTATGTATCGCACTCGATGCATTAATTGAAAAAGGTTTAATTCTTTTAAAATAG
- a CDS encoding trimeric intracellular cation channel family protein, producing MTWEVLSMIGTVAFAISGAFIAMEEEYDIFGVYILGIVTAFGGGAIRNLLIGVPVSALWEQGIFFNLALLSITIVFLFPSNLLKHWQRWGNFFDAIGLAAFAIQGAIYASNMGHPLSAVIVAAVLTGSGGGIIRDLLAGRKPLVLKAEIYAVWAVLAGLVIGLGMANKAVELYGLFAVITALRVLSYTYKWHLPVRKLGVH from the coding sequence ATGACATGGGAAGTACTCAGCATGATTGGAACAGTAGCATTCGCGATCAGCGGTGCGTTTATTGCAATGGAAGAAGAATATGATATTTTCGGTGTATATATATTAGGAATCGTGACAGCGTTTGGCGGCGGTGCCATCCGCAACCTGCTGATTGGGGTGCCAGTCTCGGCATTATGGGAACAAGGTATCTTTTTCAATTTAGCATTGTTGTCTATTACCATTGTTTTTTTATTTCCTAGCAATCTATTAAAACACTGGCAGCGATGGGGCAACTTCTTTGACGCGATCGGGCTTGCGGCCTTTGCGATCCAGGGTGCCATTTACGCATCAAATATGGGCCATCCGCTAAGCGCAGTCATCGTGGCCGCTGTATTGACTGGAAGCGGCGGAGGTATAATCCGCGACCTTCTGGCAGGCAGAAAACCATTGGTATTGAAAGCGGAAATTTATGCAGTCTGGGCTGTTCTTGCCGGACTTGTAATTGGCCTAGGTATGGCTAATAAAGCAGTTGAACTCTATGGCCTATTTGCTGTCATCACAGCACTTCGCGTTCTCTCGTATACCTACAAATGGCACTTGCCAGTACGTAAGCTGGGAGTCCACTAA
- the hfq gene encoding RNA chaperone Hfq, with protein sequence MKQVNIQDQYLNQCRKDNINVTVFLLNGFQLRGQIKGFDNFTVLFESDGKQQLVYKHAISTFAPQKNVQIDYEGQA encoded by the coding sequence ATGAAACAAGTGAACATTCAGGACCAGTATTTAAACCAATGCCGTAAGGACAACATTAACGTAACCGTCTTTTTGCTGAACGGTTTTCAGTTAAGAGGCCAGATCAAAGGTTTCGACAACTTTACTGTCCTTTTTGAATCCGATGGAAAACAGCAGCTTGTCTATAAACATGCTATTTCTACGTTCGCGCCGCAAAAAAATGTCCAGATTGATTATGAGGGACAGGCTTAA
- a CDS encoding glutaredoxin family protein, with the protein MNEITVYTTNTCPYCTMLKNFLDDKGLAYKEVNVQQDPIAAQRLVNATGQMGVPQSNVNGNWVLGFDPNSIMSFLK; encoded by the coding sequence ATGAACGAAATCACAGTATACACAACAAATACTTGTCCTTACTGCACAATGCTAAAGAACTTTCTTGACGATAAAGGATTAGCATACAAAGAAGTGAACGTACAGCAAGATCCAATTGCTGCACAAAGACTGGTCAATGCAACCGGCCAAATGGGTGTGCCTCAATCAAATGTAAACGGAAATTGGGTATTAGGATTTGATCCAAATTCAATTATGTCTTTCTTAAAATAA